From Bacillota bacterium, the proteins below share one genomic window:
- the gyrB gene encoding DNA topoisomerase (ATP-hydrolyzing) subunit B: VRGLHHLVYEVVDNSIDEALAGVCDTVAITIGKDGSVTVEDNGRGIPVDIHPREGKPAVEVVLTILHAGGKFGGGGYRVSGGLHGVGLSVVNALSEQLEVWVKRDGAVHYQKYQRGVPVGPLEIIGETTESGTTVKFKPDASIFETVEFSFDVLSHRMREFAFLSRGIRILLRDERDGREQVFQYDGGIQSFVEHMNRAKDPVHPEVIYIAKELPKVSVEVALQYNDGYNDNTFCFANYVNTVDGGTHLSGFRAALTRTINDYARKIGAVRDNEENLTGDDVREGLTAVLSVKLENPQFEGQTKAKLGNSEIKGIVESVVAEGLATYFEETPGTAKRIVDKCVSAARAREAARKAKELTRRKSALEVSALPGKLADCSLRDADVCEIYIVEGDSAGGSAKQGRDRRYQAIMPLRGKIINVEKARLDKILANEEIRAIITALGTGVGEDFDLSKLRYGKIILMTDADVDGAHIRTLLLTFFFRYMRPLIENGNVLIAQPPLFQVRQGKKEYYAYSDEELQTLLSRIGRNGLSIQRYKGLGEMNAEQLWETTMNPESRTMLRVTLEDAYAAEQIFSTLMGDQVEPRREFIESHARYATDIDV; encoded by the coding sequence ACACCATTTGGTCTACGAGGTCGTGGACAACAGCATCGACGAGGCTCTCGCCGGGGTATGTGACACCGTGGCCATCACTATCGGGAAGGACGGCAGTGTCACTGTAGAGGACAACGGGAGAGGCATTCCCGTCGATATACATCCCAGGGAAGGCAAACCCGCGGTCGAGGTGGTCCTCACAATCCTCCACGCAGGAGGTAAGTTCGGCGGCGGGGGATACCGCGTGTCCGGAGGACTTCACGGAGTTGGTCTGTCTGTAGTGAACGCTCTGTCCGAGCAGCTTGAAGTGTGGGTCAAGCGGGATGGGGCAGTGCACTATCAGAAGTACCAGAGGGGAGTCCCCGTCGGCCCCCTTGAGATCATTGGGGAGACGACCGAGAGCGGGACCACAGTCAAGTTCAAGCCCGACGCGTCCATCTTCGAGACAGTGGAATTCAGCTTCGACGTCCTGAGCCACAGAATGCGCGAATTCGCCTTCCTGTCACGCGGCATCCGTATATTGCTGAGGGACGAGCGAGACGGAAGAGAACAGGTCTTTCAGTATGACGGGGGCATCCAGTCTTTCGTCGAGCATATGAACAGGGCCAAGGATCCGGTGCATCCAGAGGTCATCTACATCGCAAAGGAACTGCCCAAGGTTTCGGTCGAAGTGGCGCTCCAGTACAACGACGGGTACAACGACAACACCTTCTGCTTCGCCAATTACGTGAACACAGTCGATGGTGGGACACACCTATCAGGCTTCAGAGCCGCATTGACCAGGACGATAAACGACTACGCCCGCAAAATCGGCGCGGTTCGGGACAACGAAGAGAACCTGACGGGCGACGATGTCCGTGAGGGCCTCACCGCCGTCCTCAGCGTCAAGCTGGAGAACCCTCAGTTCGAGGGGCAAACCAAGGCGAAACTGGGTAACAGCGAGATAAAGGGCATTGTTGAGTCGGTCGTCGCGGAAGGCCTGGCAACCTACTTCGAGGAGACGCCCGGTACTGCCAAACGGATTGTGGACAAGTGTGTCTCCGCTGCCCGAGCCCGGGAAGCCGCACGCAAGGCCAAGGAACTGACCAGGAGGAAATCCGCACTGGAGGTGTCAGCTCTCCCAGGGAAGCTCGCAGACTGTTCTCTCAGAGATGCAGATGTCTGCGAGATCTACATCGTGGAGGGTGACTCCGCCGGGGGGTCCGCGAAGCAGGGCCGGGACCGCCGGTACCAGGCGATAATGCCTTTGCGGGGAAAGATCATCAACGTGGAGAAGGCCAGGCTCGATAAGATCCTGGCGAACGAGGAGATCAGGGCGATCATAACCGCCCTCGGCACGGGGGTGGGGGAGGATTTTGATCTCTCGAAGCTCAGGTACGGAAAGATAATACTCATGACAGATGCAGACGTGGACGGAGCCCACATACGAACGCTGCTCCTCACGTTCTTCTTCCGATACATGAGGCCGCTGATCGAAAACGGGAATGTCCTCATAGCCCAACCTCCTCTCTTCCAGGTGAGGCAGGGGAAGAAGGAATACTACGCCTACAGCGACGAGGAGCTTCAGACGCTGCTCAGCCGCATAGGCCGGAACGGGCTTTCGATCCAGCGGTACAAAGGTCTCGGTGAGATGAATGCGGAGCAGTTGTGGGAGACCACGATGAACCCTGAATCCCGGACCATGCTCCGGGTGACTCTCGAGGACGCGTACGCGGCCGAGCAGATCTTCTCCACCCTGATGGGTGATCAAGTGGAGCCCAGGCGTGAGTTCATCGAGAGCCATGCGAGATACGCCACTGATATTGACGTTTGA
- a CDS encoding RtcB family protein, with protein MPEDYWKGPLEKVDEYRWRVPTAYKPGMKVDGIAFADAAGIEAARRGDALEQLANSACLPGIQVAALAMPDIHSGYGFPIGGVGATDAETGVITPGGIGFDINCGVRLLRTNLSAREVTPHVQRLVDRLYRDIPSGTGSKGPIKLDAEEVRKVLEEGAAWAVRAGYGSEEDLEYTEERGRMNGADARAVSERAIQRGMPQLGTMGSGNHFLEIQVVEEVIDPGAAQAFGLYEGQVVIMIHSGSRGLGHQVCTDYLESMQGAVAKYGISVPDRQLACAPLKSPEGARYFAAMACAANFAWANRQCIMHWTRQAVASELGSTPSALGMTLLYDVCHNIAKLEDHVIQGRRTRVLVHRKGATRAFPPGHPDVPAAYRRVGQPVIVPGDMGRNSYVLLGTERAMQIAFGSTCHGAGRLMSRNEALRNRKADEVREALREAGVYARAASRGSLVEEAPEAYKDVNDVVNITHKAGISLKVAKLRPLGVVKG; from the coding sequence ATGCCCGAAGACTACTGGAAGGGCCCACTTGAAAAGGTAGACGAGTACAGATGGCGCGTGCCCACGGCCTACAAGCCGGGAATGAAGGTAGACGGGATCGCGTTTGCTGACGCTGCCGGGATCGAGGCGGCGAGGCGTGGTGACGCTCTCGAGCAGCTGGCGAATTCTGCGTGTCTTCCGGGAATCCAAGTCGCCGCCCTGGCGATGCCGGACATCCACTCCGGGTACGGGTTCCCCATAGGCGGCGTCGGGGCCACGGACGCTGAAACCGGAGTGATCACCCCAGGTGGAATCGGCTTCGATATCAACTGCGGTGTTAGGCTTCTCAGGACCAACCTATCCGCTAGGGAGGTCACTCCCCATGTCCAGAGACTCGTGGACCGGCTGTACCGCGACATCCCGTCCGGCACGGGGTCCAAAGGGCCGATCAAACTGGACGCGGAGGAGGTCCGCAAGGTCCTGGAGGAAGGGGCGGCCTGGGCGGTCAGGGCGGGGTACGGATCGGAAGAGGACCTGGAATACACCGAGGAGCGCGGCAGAATGAACGGTGCGGATGCCCGAGCGGTAAGCGAACGGGCTATCCAGAGGGGAATGCCTCAATTGGGCACCATGGGTTCCGGCAACCACTTCCTGGAGATCCAGGTCGTCGAGGAGGTAATCGACCCCGGGGCGGCACAGGCTTTCGGGCTCTACGAGGGACAGGTTGTGATCATGATCCACTCCGGCTCACGGGGACTCGGACATCAAGTATGCACTGACTACCTGGAATCGATGCAGGGGGCGGTGGCCAAGTATGGCATCAGTGTGCCCGACCGCCAGCTTGCGTGCGCTCCGCTCAAGTCCCCTGAGGGTGCGCGCTACTTCGCGGCTATGGCGTGTGCGGCGAATTTCGCGTGGGCAAATCGTCAGTGCATAATGCACTGGACCAGGCAGGCGGTGGCCAGTGAGCTTGGCTCGACGCCTTCGGCCCTTGGCATGACCCTCCTCTACGACGTGTGCCACAACATCGCGAAACTCGAGGATCATGTAATACAGGGGCGCCGCACCCGGGTCCTGGTCCACAGGAAGGGCGCCACGAGGGCGTTTCCTCCCGGACATCCAGACGTCCCGGCGGCCTACAGGCGGGTGGGCCAACCAGTGATAGTCCCGGGTGATATGGGAAGGAACTCCTATGTTCTGCTGGGTACGGAGAGAGCCATGCAGATTGCGTTCGGTTCGACATGCCACGGGGCCGGTAGGCTCATGAGCAGGAACGAGGCCTTGCGCAACCGGAAGGCGGATGAGGTTCGTGAGGCACTCAGGGAGGCCGGGGTCTATGCACGGGCGGCAAGCCGGGGGTCGCTCGTGGAGGAGGCTCCGGAGGCCTACAAGGATGTAAACGACGTAGTGAACATCACCCATAAGGCGGGGATATCCCTCAAAGTGGCCAAACTTCGCCCGCTTGGGGTGGTGAAGGGGTAG
- a CDS encoding archease produces the protein MNAHIEMMDQAGDAGFRITARSLPALFEGAGLALSSLILPGTRARLETAERLSIAASDLECLLVSFLNELIFLFDHRTFVAGAFDLSVVDSTAATGDSNENHPRVRLLGETWGELLGDAPADLDRRTGPVPKGVSYHLLEARQRPDGLWYAQFVIDT, from the coding sequence ATGAACGCGCACATCGAGATGATGGACCAGGCCGGGGATGCGGGGTTCCGCATCACGGCCAGGTCGCTGCCTGCGCTGTTCGAGGGAGCGGGTCTCGCTCTCTCCAGTCTCATACTCCCCGGGACCCGGGCTCGTCTCGAGACTGCTGAAAGACTGAGCATCGCCGCGTCCGACCTCGAGTGTCTTCTGGTATCCTTTCTCAACGAACTCATCTTTCTCTTCGACCACAGAACCTTTGTCGCGGGCGCATTCGATCTTAGCGTAGTAGACTCCACCGCTGCCACAGGGGATAGTAACGAGAACCATCCCAGGGTCCGCCTGCTGGGCGAGACCTGGGGGGAGTTGCTCGGAGACGCACCCGCGGACTTGGACCGGCGGACCGGTCCTGTTCCTAAAGGAGTATCGTACCATCTTCTGGAAGCCCGGCAACGCCCTGACGGCTTGTGGTATGCACAGTTCGTAATTGACACGTGA
- the gyrA gene encoding DNA gyrase subunit A — MTEIVDGKVVPIDIEDEMRKSYLLYSMSVIVGRALPDVRDGLKPIHRRILYAMQDLGLTADKAYRKSATVVGEVMGKYHPHGDAAIYDAMVRMAQDFSYRYMLVDGHGNFGSVDGDPPAAMRYTEVRMARIAAAMLSDIDKDTVDFIPNFDESLKEPTVLPARFPQLLVNGSAGIAVGMATNIPPHNLAEVIDGTIMLIDNPDITVEDLMARIPGPDFPTGGLILGTDGIREAYQTGRGSIRVRARVGIEPMGGGRHRLVVNELPFQVNKARLIEKIAELARDRQVDGITDLRDESDRSGMRIVIELRRDVNPNVVLNQLLKHTPMEITFGVIMLVLVNNEPRILNLKEVLSHYIAHQKDVVTRRTRYDLARAEERAHILEGLIVALDHLDEVIALIRASSTPDTARAGLMKSFGLSEKQAQAILDMRLQRLTGLERQKIEDEHKEVLALMKKLRDILGSERLLLGVIKRELKEIRDKFGDARRTAITEAAEKLDVEDLIAREDIIVTMSHQGYIKRLPTNTYRAQRRGGRGVTGMNTKGEDFVEHLFITSTHDTILFFTNKGKVYSLKGYEVPEAQRQARGTAIVNLVNVEPGETVTAVVPVSEFRDDSYVVMATQRGTVKKTSVADFSAIRKAGIIGISLAPDDELIGVRLTGGRDEILLVTSNGMSIRFHQDEVRPMGRTAAGVKGIELRPGDLVVGMDIARDDSDVLVITKGGFGKRTAVSDYRSQHRGGVGIKTMHVTQKTGPIVGVKLVPEEDELVIVTTNGYVIRLAVADIRRIGRNTQGVKVMALEPDDAVVSVARLAVKGSEDASA, encoded by the coding sequence TTGACAGAAATTGTTGACGGGAAAGTAGTCCCCATAGACATAGAAGATGAAATGCGGAAGTCCTACCTGCTCTACTCGATGAGTGTCATCGTGGGGCGGGCGCTTCCTGATGTTCGGGACGGGCTGAAGCCGATCCACCGCAGGATCCTCTATGCCATGCAAGACCTCGGGCTGACGGCGGACAAGGCCTACCGCAAGTCTGCGACGGTCGTGGGGGAAGTTATGGGCAAGTACCACCCCCATGGAGATGCGGCGATATATGACGCCATGGTCCGAATGGCCCAGGACTTCTCCTACCGCTACATGCTGGTGGACGGGCACGGGAACTTCGGGTCTGTGGACGGGGACCCCCCTGCGGCCATGCGTTACACCGAGGTGAGGATGGCCAGGATCGCCGCGGCGATGCTTTCGGACATCGACAAGGATACGGTGGACTTCATCCCCAATTTCGACGAGTCCCTGAAGGAGCCCACGGTTCTGCCGGCGAGGTTCCCCCAACTGCTTGTGAACGGGTCTGCAGGTATCGCCGTCGGGATGGCCACCAACATCCCCCCGCACAACTTGGCCGAGGTGATAGACGGCACCATCATGCTAATCGACAACCCCGATATCACGGTCGAAGACCTGATGGCCCGCATCCCCGGGCCCGACTTCCCCACAGGCGGGCTGATCTTGGGGACAGACGGGATACGGGAGGCATACCAGACAGGCCGTGGAAGTATCCGGGTCAGGGCGAGGGTCGGGATCGAGCCGATGGGCGGAGGAAGGCACCGTCTGGTGGTGAATGAGCTTCCGTTCCAGGTGAACAAGGCGAGGCTGATCGAGAAGATCGCTGAGCTGGCTCGCGACCGGCAGGTGGATGGGATAACCGACCTCCGGGACGAATCCGACAGGTCGGGGATGCGCATAGTCATCGAGCTACGCCGCGACGTGAATCCCAACGTTGTGCTGAACCAACTCCTGAAGCACACACCCATGGAGATTACATTCGGTGTGATAATGCTGGTGCTGGTCAACAACGAGCCCAGAATACTGAATCTCAAGGAAGTGCTCTCACACTACATCGCCCATCAGAAGGACGTTGTCACCAGGCGGACCCGGTACGATCTGGCGCGGGCGGAAGAACGGGCGCACATCCTCGAAGGCCTCATCGTGGCCTTGGACCATCTCGACGAAGTGATCGCACTAATACGTGCCTCTAGTACCCCCGACACAGCTCGGGCAGGCCTGATGAAGAGCTTCGGGCTCTCTGAAAAGCAGGCACAGGCCATCCTGGACATGAGGCTACAGAGGCTCACCGGACTCGAAAGGCAGAAGATCGAGGATGAGCACAAAGAAGTCCTCGCCCTCATGAAGAAGCTCCGGGACATCCTCGGGAGTGAGCGCCTCCTGCTTGGCGTCATAAAGCGGGAGCTCAAGGAGATCCGTGACAAGTTCGGAGACGCCCGGCGTACGGCGATTACGGAGGCGGCAGAGAAGCTCGATGTCGAGGACCTCATAGCCAGAGAGGACATCATAGTGACCATGAGCCATCAGGGTTATATCAAACGGTTGCCCACCAACACTTACCGCGCGCAGCGGAGGGGCGGCCGAGGGGTTACTGGGATGAACACCAAGGGAGAGGACTTCGTGGAGCACCTGTTCATAACATCGACCCACGACACCATCCTCTTCTTCACGAACAAAGGAAAGGTATACAGCCTCAAAGGCTACGAGGTACCCGAGGCTCAGAGGCAGGCCAGGGGGACGGCCATCGTCAACTTGGTCAATGTGGAGCCTGGTGAGACGGTCACGGCGGTGGTTCCAGTCTCCGAGTTCAGGGATGACTCCTATGTGGTCATGGCAACTCAGAGGGGGACAGTCAAGAAGACCTCTGTGGCGGATTTCTCCGCCATCCGGAAAGCGGGCATAATCGGGATATCCCTTGCTCCAGATGACGAGCTGATAGGGGTCCGGCTCACCGGCGGGCGGGATGAGATCCTTCTCGTGACGAGCAACGGCATGTCCATTCGGTTTCACCAGGACGAAGTCAGGCCGATGGGCAGGACCGCTGCTGGCGTCAAAGGCATCGAACTCAGGCCTGGCGATCTAGTCGTTGGAATGGACATAGCCCGGGACGACTCAGACGTGCTGGTGATCACCAAGGGTGGGTTCGGAAAGAGGACCGCTGTGTCCGACTATCGCAGCCAGCACAGGGGGGGTGTGGGCATCAAGACCATGCACGTTACTCAGAAAACCGGCCCGATTGTCGGAGTCAAGCTCGTCCCGGAGGAGGACGAACTCGTCATAGTCACCACAAACGGGTATGTAATTCGGCTCGCAGTTGCGGATATCCGGCGGATCGGAAGGAACACTCAAGGTGTAAAGGTCATGGCCCTCGAGCCTGACGACGCCGTGGTCTCCGTGGCCAGATTAGCCGTGAAAGGTTCCGAGGATGCGTCAGCATGA